A segment of the Candidatus Protochlamydia naegleriophila genome:
AAAGTTGAGAAAATTGAAAATACCGGAACTGGTGTGCGAGCACAAGTGGAAGGCGGTAAGCTATTCGAAGCAGATTGTTGCTTGGTGGCTGTTGGGCGTTCACTCAATACTAAGGGTATTGGCTTGGAAAAGGCTGGGGTATTAGTTTTAGATAATGGCATGGTTGCCGTTGATGAAAAGATGCAGACCAATGTGGATGGCATCTATGCTGTTGGCGATATTGCTTCTAAATGGTGGCTTGCTCATGTCGGTTCCCATCAAGGGTTGGTAGCGGCCAATAACATATGCGGCAAGCCGACTCGTATGCATTACAATGCCATTCCCTCGGTTATTTTTACCCATCCTGAAATTGCAACGGTTGGCCTTCCTCTGGAAGAGGCAATTCAGCAAGGGTATAAGGCGAAAGTATCTACCTTCCCATTTCAAGCACTTGGCAAATCGCAAGCCGCTATGCAGCCAGATGGATTTTCTCAAATTGTTGTGGATGAAAAAACGGGACAAATTCTTGGAGCCCAGGTAGTAGGTTATGAGGCATCGGTTCTGATTGCCGAAATGGCTTTGGCGATTACGAATGAATTGACGCTTGATTGTGTGGCCGAAACCATTCATGCTCATCCAACGCTACCAGAAGCATGGCTGGAAGCCGCCTTGTTAGCCGAAGGATTGCCTTTACACTTGCCTCCTAAACAAACGAGACAGGCTAAGTGAGCCGCACAATCACAAAAGAGGGAGGGAAAGATGGAAAACGAATCTGAATCATTGAGCAAGCCGAAGAGGCGTTTAAATGTCTTACCAGTGAATCCCGAAGATCAGCCCACAGAAAAAGCCGTCGGGCCTGGCAGATTTCCCTCTTGGTTGCATCGCAAATTGCCGAAAGGGAGTGAGCTTAAGCAGACGGGGCAAGTCATCAACCATCACCGCCTGCATACGGTTTGTGAAGAGGCTAAATGTCCGAACTTATTAGAGTGCTGGTCTAAAAAAACCGCTACTTTTTTGGTGATGGGCAAAGAGTGTTCGCGCAATTGTGGCTTTTGCGACATCGATTTTTCCAAGACGCCTAAAGCTCTGGAAAGTGACGAACCAGAACGGGTTGCCCTTTCAGTCAAGGAGCTTGGATTGAAGCACGTTGTCATCACGATGGTTGCACGCGATGACCTACCCGATGGCGGGGCGCAGCATTTAGCCCAGGTGATCGAAGAAATTAGGCGACACAGTGATGAGGTGACGATTGAGATCTTGACGTCTGATTTTGCCGGCAATTCAGCTGCTTTAACGACTGTTTTAGAAGCACAGCCTGAAATCTTCAACCACAACATCGAAACGGTTCGCAGCTTGACTCCTCGTGTACGCCACAAGGCGACTTATGAGCGGACTTTAGATATTCTTAAGCAGGCTGCAGCGCAAAGATTAAACCCTAATATGAAAATTAAATCGGGATTGATGGTTGGGCTTGGAGAAACAGAAGAGCAGGTTTTTGAAACGCTTCGCGATTTAAAGGCAGTCGGATGTGATATAGTCACGATCGGACAGTATTTGCAGCCTAATCGTCAAAAGTTAATGGTAAAGTCTTTTGTCCATCCTGATCAATTTGAAAAATATGAAAAGTTTGGGCTAAGTATCGGCATTCCCTACCTTTACTGCGGTCCTTTTGTCCGTTCAAGCTATAATGCGAATGTAGTCCTTTTACGTGCCAATCAAAAACAAGCGATTATTCATAGCCATTGAGGAACATTATGCAAGAATCTGATGGGTCTTTTGAACACTTTCCTTTAGCCGATACTATCGATCACGATATTTTGATGCATCGCGATGCTCACTTTGGAGGGCTCTTCTCTGTCATGCTCGACTACTATCAAAAAGAGGGAAAGGGCACTCAGCCAGAATTTACTATCGAAAGGATCGAGCGCTTAAAGACTCTGGAAGAGCAAATGAAAGAGAACCTCGCAGCTGTTTTTTTTACGGCCCAGGAGACTCAACGAGTGGCTGATGCCAGAGAGGCTTATCAACACCTGCGCTCCATCTACGAAGTCAAGAAGCCGAAGAATCGTTTTCCCCAGCTGATTGCCGATTTAATTTTATCCGAAGATGAAGAGGCCGAAGAGGAAGTGAAGGCCATTGCGGCAGAAAAAGATAAAATTGTTCCGACCTTGATTGAATTGCTTGGCAATGAACAATTTTACGATCCTCTTTTTCCAGGCTATGGGCTTGCCCCTTCCCTCGTAGTCAAGTGCTTGGGTGCAATCGGCGATAAACGGGCCATCATTTCGCTTTTTGAAGCATTAGGCCAGGGGGATTTCTTTGCCGATGATCAAATTCTGAAAGCCTTAAGAGCCATCGGTGATTCTGCCAAAACCTTCCTTTTGCGCGTTGCGGCTGGCAGGCCCTTGAATGAAGACAATGAACGGGCTGCGATTGCCTTAGTTGCATTCAAAGAGGACCCTGAGGTGGCTGCTGCTTGCTTCGACCTTTTAAAGAAAGACGATATTCAAAAAGATCTTTGCCTTTCAACTTACTTCGCCCTGACTTGTGCAGGCTTGCAAGATCCTCTGTTGCGCGAAGAATTCAAAGCCTTAGCTAATCAACCCCAATTGAATGCAATGCTGAAAGAAGATATGAAGAGCATCATTCGCGATTGGGCAAGTTAATTAATTTCCATTCATAAAGACTGACGATTCTATGATTAACCACCCCCTTAATAAGGGGGTGGTTAATCTGATTTTTTAAAATATAAAATAGAGGGAAATATTTAAAATATTTTATAATAATACAATGGGTAGTTGTTTTTTAAAAAAGATAAGGATGTATCATGTCAAAAATAAAAAAAACATCTCAATTTAAAACACTATCAGACAAGTCAGAGAAAGAGGAGAGTGCTTTAGATAAGGGTAATTTGATTGCGCAATGCATTCAGAAAAACGTCATCAATTTAGAGACTCTCAATTTAACTCCCGAAGACATCAAAAAACTGTATGAAAAAGCCTATCAGTTCTACTCAGCAGGGAAATACAAGGAAGCCAAGGCCTTATTTGCGACAGTATTAGCTTTTGGCCAGACCGATTTTAATTTTATCTATGGATTTGCGACCACTTGTTTCATGCTAAAGGAATACGGATTAGCCGCTGAAAGCTATCTACAGAGTAGTTTAGTGGAGCCAGCTAATCCTTTTCCTTACTTTTATGCTGCAGATTGCTATCTTCAACAGGCTGACTTAGAATCGGCTCGCTTAGCACTTGGAATGGTCATTCAACGCTCCGTAACAGCCGAATATCAGGAGCTGAAGAATCGTGCGCAGTTAACTCTTGATGCTTTAACAGCAAGTCAAAACAGCAGAAAAATAGATGGCTATCGCGGAACATAGAAATAACCTCATTTTGAGAGGGAAATTATGGACATTAACAATTCAAATAGCGCGCAGAATGGCAATGTTTTTTCTATTGCTTTAAATCAAATGAGTAAGGAAGTTGATCTGAGCGTTTCTAATCCTTTTCTGGCACTACTGACCAATTCAACACTTGCTCAAGCAGATCAAAACGCGACCATTCTTGGTTTAAATCAGCCGAGGCTGGCTTCGCCAGATGAGATATCAATCAATACATCAACCTCTATTAGTTTGCTGACGGCATTAAACTCGGCAAGCTTGATGATCAACGAACTTTTAAGTCCTGATTCGCCAGCGCCTTTGGCCCAAGGAGCATTAGCAGCCGATGTAGCCGTAACAGGGGACGCGCAGAGCACTTCTGATGGATCATTGATCACTTTTTTAACCATTTTAGGAAAAACGTTAACAGAAGTGAAACAACTGCAGCGCAAAATTGCAGAGCAAGAAGCGACAGATACCCGGGCTCTTGCCAAAGCTTTGGAGACTCTTTCTGGAACGTTTGGCAATGACATCATGCAAAAAGTTGATTTATTAAATAACCTGGAAGACCTAAGAAAAAATGGTGCACAGAACATTTCAACGGGCAGGCGCTATATTTTAGGAGAGCATCCCGAACTCATGCTGCAGCTTGCAAAATATGGAATTGTTCCACCGGCGGCAGGAGGCGGCCCTTTTGACGGAATGGCCCGAGCGGCTGCGGCTAATAATCAACCTCCTTACGACAATCCCGTGTATAAGGCAATGGCTGCTGCCATCCCTTCTGGTTGGGAAGAATTGTCTGGTTCCGAGTTGGATAAAGTCATCAATCAACTCAAGTTTTCTGTTATTAAAGATCTGCATCCAGACCTTTCTGCTCGCACTGGTTTAGCAGGTTTTCTCTTCCGCTCTTCTTTTGAAAGCGCTTTAGGATTGTTTGGAGTGAGGCAGTTTAATTCTGAAATTAAATTGATGCAGATGATGCTTTTGAGGCAGCAATTGCAAGAATTTAAAAATCAAGGGCCTGAACACATCAGTACTGGAGAGCGCTATATCTTAGGTAAAAATCCGGGTCTCATGATGGATATGGCGAATTTGGGCATTTTTCCTCCTTCTAGAGGCGGCGGCCCCTATGATGGGATGGCAAAAAGCTATGTGGCAGAAGGTAAGGCTCCTTACGATAATACTCTCAATGCAGCCATGGCTAATTCTTTGCCGAGTGGATGGGAGGAGCTTTCTACTGAAGAATTGGACCGCACCATTCAAAAATTAGACAGGCAAATAGAGAGGCAGGCCAATCGAATCACCAATAGCGCGCTCTTCGGGCACGCCAGCATACCTTGGAGCCCTCTCATATTTAATCCCTCATGGGCTTTTGGAGGCTTGATCAGGCCGAGCGATATTTTCTCTCCTTTTGCTTTGACTTTTGGCGCATTTAATCCCACCATCAATCGGATGTTGGCAAATTTAAGCTTAGCTGATGAGGGAGATTTAAATCATAATACAATTGTTAATGACTTGCTTGCCAAAGTCATTTTAAATCAATCGCTTGCTTTCTCCTTACGCTTAGGGCTTTTTCCTCGGCTCTCACCTCCTTTCTTGGCCAGTCATGTCCTTCAGCATCTGATTGAAACAAATGGCATGCCTTCCTTAGTAGGGGATTTAATGGGTTTTGCCCGCTCCTCTGTTTTTGAGCGCGACTTGATGAAGGAATCACTTATTGTATTTGCCGTTCTAGTGACCTTATCCAATTACTCTTCTCTTGCTTCTTCAGATTCCATCCAAGAGATTTTACAAAGTATGGCCTCACTTCATCCAGAACTTGGGTTCTATACTTCCATCGCGGCATTGATGTTGAAGGGAAGCAGGCAACCAGATCTTTCAGCTGCAGCTAAAGGAATCATCAAGAAACTCGCAGAGAAGGTCGATAAAGACCAGAACCTTGTTGAAAACTTGCAACTATTGGAAAAAATGATTCTAGCAATGATGAAAAAGCTCTTGGAAGGAATCCCCGCCAATTCTGCTCTTGGAGATACCTTCGGCCCTGATGGAGATTCGAATAGCACAGTATTGATTCAAGGTTAAATGAGTTCAGCAGCCCAGATCAAACTGAGAATAAAAATCGTTGCACGATTCTTATTCTCAGTTTTTTTTGTATCCGAAACACGCCTTCTTTTCTTTGTAATTAAGCTGTCATGTTTGGCAATCAGCGTATGACCATTATCATGCCCTCAATTTTTCCAATCAAGCACTTCGAAGTATACTCCTCTCAACTTTAGATTATAATTAAGTATTATATAGTAATCTTATTTCGTAAATTAATTTAATTTTATTTAATTTATTTATTAATTATTAAATTAATTATAATTGTATTGTAATCTTTAATAATTGAGGTCATATGATAAATCCTTCTGTTAATCATTTGCCTTCGGTGGAGC
Coding sequences within it:
- the lpdA gene encoding dihydrolipoyl dehydrogenase, whose amino-acid sequence is MEKKKFDVAVLGGGPAGYPAAIRAAQLGKSVALIEAKEMGGTCLNRGCIPSKALIAGAEIVDRLHEAKEFGIHIKDVAVQYDQLAAHKDQVVERMRRGLEGLIAANKITVLRGFGQFLSPNEIKIKGQDNVTIEAGQVVIATGSEPRNIPAFPFDYSRIHDSTSLLAMTELPKKMIIVGGGVIGCEFASLYATLGVEVTILELLPRLLSTEAVEVAQALAKAFVKRGIKIETGVKVEKIENTGTGVRAQVEGGKLFEADCCLVAVGRSLNTKGIGLEKAGVLVLDNGMVAVDEKMQTNVDGIYAVGDIASKWWLAHVGSHQGLVAANNICGKPTRMHYNAIPSVIFTHPEIATVGLPLEEAIQQGYKAKVSTFPFQALGKSQAAMQPDGFSQIVVDEKTGQILGAQVVGYEASVLIAEMALAITNELTLDCVAETIHAHPTLPEAWLEAALLAEGLPLHLPPKQTRQAK
- the lipA gene encoding lipoyl synthase, which gives rise to MENESESLSKPKRRLNVLPVNPEDQPTEKAVGPGRFPSWLHRKLPKGSELKQTGQVINHHRLHTVCEEAKCPNLLECWSKKTATFLVMGKECSRNCGFCDIDFSKTPKALESDEPERVALSVKELGLKHVVITMVARDDLPDGGAQHLAQVIEEIRRHSDEVTIEILTSDFAGNSAALTTVLEAQPEIFNHNIETVRSLTPRVRHKATYERTLDILKQAAAQRLNPNMKIKSGLMVGLGETEEQVFETLRDLKAVGCDIVTIGQYLQPNRQKLMVKSFVHPDQFEKYEKFGLSIGIPYLYCGPFVRSSYNANVVLLRANQKQAIIHSH